A region of Pseudorasbora parva isolate DD20220531a chromosome 14, ASM2467924v1, whole genome shotgun sequence DNA encodes the following proteins:
- the LOC137039629 gene encoding ribonuclease inhibitor-like gives MKDQTPYREIQEFMKSDKQSEKKLSSAQCSAITCILQMSDEVLDELDLKKYNTSEEGRRRLIPAVSNFRKVLLADCNLTSPSYEIVVSALQSSNSPLKELDLSSNDLKDTGVKILSDALKSTNCNLEILRVDHNEAFRITPGLQKYFCDLTLDPNTAHTTLLMSQNRMVTHVKEDHILNILRDLSTMSSLCVKRV, from the exons ATGAAAGATCAGACTCCGTACAGAGAGATCCAGGAGTTTATGAAATCAGACAAACAATCAGAGAAGAAACTGTCTTCTGCTCAATGCTCAGCAATCACCTGCATCCTTCAGATGTCAGATGAGGTGCTGGATGAGTTGGACCTCAAGAAATACAACACATCAGAAGAGGGTAGAAGAAGATTGATACCAGCAGTGAGCAACTTCAGAAAAGTTCT TCTTGCTGACTGTAATCTCACTAGTCCCAGCTATGAAATTGTGGTCTCAGCTCTACAGTCATCAAACTCTCCTCTTAAAGAGCTTGACCTGAGTAGCAATGACCTGAAAGACACAGGAGTAAAGATTCTCTCTGATGCACTGAAGAGTACAAACTGTAATCTGGAGATACTGCG cGTGGACCATAATGAAGCCTTCAGAATCACACCTGGACTACAAAAAT ATTTTTGTGATCTCACACTGGAtccaaacacagcacacacaaccCTCTTAATGTCTCAGAACAGAATGGTAACACATGTGAAAGAGGATCATATCCTGAACATCCTGAGAGATTTGAGCACTATGAGCAGTTTATGTGTAAAGAGAGTCTGA